The following proteins come from a genomic window of Varunaivibrio sulfuroxidans:
- the rfbG gene encoding CDP-glucose 4,6-dehydratase, translating to MTIDRNFWENKRVLLTGHTGFKGSWAGLCLADLGAKVTGFSLTPETTPSLFALLDGHGGVTSHIGDIRDGGAVAAAVQDADPEIVIHMAAQALVRRSYREPLQTVHTNVLGTANLLQALRAAPSLKTVLVITSDKVYRNDERGAAFGEDAPLGGDDPYSASKAAQEIVAQSWASSFFAEKGVTVATARAGNVIGGGDFSEDRLIPDIWRAEKDDRALTLRYPKATRPWQHVLDLTAGYLMYIEALARDPATPRALNFGPLSDDTYTVEAISARMLAALGSRHVPRVAPSDLKEKTALAVDAARAAAALGWRPRLSLAQSVGLTAQWYRAFNAGADVVRETMDQIHSYWDGGAAP from the coding sequence ATGACCATTGATCGTAATTTCTGGGAAAACAAGCGAGTCCTATTGACCGGCCATACCGGGTTTAAGGGAAGCTGGGCCGGGTTGTGTCTGGCCGACCTGGGGGCCAAGGTCACCGGTTTTTCCCTGACCCCGGAAACCACGCCGTCCCTGTTCGCCCTGTTGGATGGCCACGGGGGCGTAACCTCCCACATCGGCGACATCCGCGACGGTGGGGCGGTGGCCGCCGCGGTGCAGGACGCCGATCCCGAAATCGTCATCCACATGGCGGCGCAGGCGCTGGTGCGCCGATCCTATCGCGAGCCGCTGCAGACCGTGCACACCAACGTGTTGGGTACGGCCAACCTGCTTCAGGCTCTGCGTGCGGCGCCGTCCCTAAAGACCGTCCTGGTGATCACCAGCGACAAGGTCTATCGCAACGACGAGCGCGGCGCGGCTTTCGGTGAGGATGCGCCGCTCGGCGGCGACGACCCCTACTCGGCCTCCAAGGCGGCGCAGGAGATCGTCGCGCAATCGTGGGCGTCGAGCTTTTTCGCCGAAAAGGGCGTCACCGTCGCCACCGCGCGGGCGGGCAACGTGATCGGCGGCGGCGACTTTTCCGAAGACCGCCTGATCCCCGATATCTGGCGCGCCGAAAAGGATGACCGCGCGTTGACCCTGCGCTATCCTAAGGCGACGCGCCCGTGGCAGCACGTGCTCGACCTGACGGCGGGGTACCTGATGTATATCGAGGCCCTGGCCCGCGACCCGGCGACGCCCCGGGCGCTCAATTTCGGTCCCTTGTCGGACGATACCTACACCGTCGAGGCGATCAGCGCGCGCATGTTGGCGGCCTTGGGTTCGCGCCATGTCCCCCGCGTCGCGCCGTCCGACCTGAAGGAAAAAACAGCGCTTGCGGTTGACGCCGCCAGGGCCGCCGCCGCGCTGGGCTGGCGGCCGCGCCTGTCGTTGGCGCAAAGCGTCGGCCTGACCGCGCAGTGGTACCGAGCCTTCAACGCCGGGGCGGATGTCGTCCGGGAAACCATGGATCAAATTCACAGCTATTGGGATGGGGGCGCTGCGCCATGA
- a CDS encoding glycosyltransferase: protein MAERVKDPNGPHCRSTHDRRAPSTSWRKTTVVVVTHNSGAVIAACLEAIGHAPHIVVIDNASRDDTPDVVARVAPHATLVRNVRGVGYGNAASMGLARVKTPFALLLNPDSILIGDALERLVEDAENDPRAAVIAPALVAPDGSIDKSFDAAVHRREKMPRGRADEPVPEGPFCTWVVSGAVNLVRMTAMREIGFFDPAIFLYYEDDDMCMRLRARDHTVIFDPTARAEHIGGGSIGGGWWPHVEKFYHISWSRFYFEAKYRGKARAAALALRAMARHGPKALGYALILNRAKALRDGARLAGAAAYLLGLASSRHGARLRAADKARMGAPREDGQ, encoded by the coding sequence TTGGCGGAACGCGTAAAAGACCCGAACGGTCCGCACTGTCGGTCTACCCATGATCGCCGGGCCCCGTCCACGTCATGGCGGAAAACAACGGTCGTCGTCGTCACTCACAACAGCGGGGCGGTCATCGCCGCGTGCCTGGAGGCGATCGGCCATGCTCCGCACATCGTCGTCATCGACAACGCCAGCAGGGACGACACTCCGGACGTGGTCGCCCGTGTCGCGCCGCACGCGACACTGGTGCGCAACGTCCGTGGAGTCGGCTACGGAAACGCCGCCTCGATGGGGCTGGCGCGCGTGAAAACCCCGTTCGCCCTGTTGTTGAACCCCGATTCGATTCTCATCGGCGACGCCCTCGAACGGTTGGTCGAAGACGCCGAAAACGACCCCCGAGCGGCCGTGATCGCCCCCGCGCTGGTGGCCCCGGACGGGTCCATCGACAAATCGTTCGACGCCGCCGTGCACCGACGGGAAAAAATGCCTCGGGGTCGCGCGGACGAGCCGGTTCCCGAGGGGCCGTTCTGCACCTGGGTGGTTTCCGGCGCGGTCAATCTGGTGCGCATGACGGCGATGCGTGAAATCGGCTTTTTCGATCCCGCGATCTTTTTATATTACGAGGACGACGATATGTGCATGCGCCTACGCGCGCGCGACCACACGGTCATTTTCGATCCCACGGCCCGGGCGGAGCATATCGGCGGCGGGTCCATCGGCGGCGGTTGGTGGCCCCATGTCGAAAAATTTTATCATATATCGTGGTCGCGATTTTACTTCGAGGCCAAGTATCGCGGCAAGGCCCGTGCCGCCGCACTGGCGCTGAGGGCGATGGCGCGCCACGGACCCAAGGCGCTTGGCTACGCCCTCATTTTGAACCGCGCCAAGGCGCTGCGCGACGGTGCGCGCCTCGCCGGGGCGGCGGCGTATCTTTTGGGGCTGGCGTCGTCGCGTCACGGGGCGCGGCTGCGGGCGGCGGATAAGGCGCGCATGGGGGCGCCGAGAGAGGATGGACAATGA
- a CDS encoding class I SAM-dependent methyltransferase, which produces MSLTQADIKQAVIEAGSDHGEVFGFPEKADGLHLQQDPEEYSQFVHFMATEVPPAKLALDIGIASGGQTKFLRDYYRVDKTIVVDIGEHPKFPHWDRIKKTVKTEIVLELIEDSHKKSVREAIEGYAGQVDFTFIDGDHSYKGLKQDIDLAKTVTKKGAIYVLHDTLAVADCKKVFDELCADPDFELVRNFDRHFGISVWRYLAVRGPKRSWWSQIFG; this is translated from the coding sequence TTGTCCCTTACGCAAGCAGACATCAAACAGGCCGTCATCGAAGCGGGATCCGACCATGGCGAGGTTTTCGGATTCCCCGAAAAAGCGGACGGTCTACATCTTCAACAAGACCCCGAGGAATATTCCCAGTTCGTTCATTTCATGGCGACCGAGGTTCCTCCGGCTAAGCTGGCGCTGGATATTGGCATCGCCTCGGGTGGACAGACAAAATTTCTGCGCGATTACTACCGGGTCGATAAAACGATCGTGGTCGATATCGGCGAGCATCCGAAATTCCCGCACTGGGACCGCATCAAAAAGACGGTTAAGACCGAAATCGTCCTTGAGCTGATCGAGGATTCCCACAAAAAAAGCGTGCGCGAGGCCATCGAGGGTTATGCCGGTCAGGTGGACTTTACCTTCATCGACGGCGACCACAGCTATAAGGGGTTGAAGCAGGACATCGACCTGGCGAAAACCGTGACCAAAAAGGGTGCGATTTATGTTTTGCACGACACCCTGGCCGTCGCGGACTGCAAGAAGGTTTTCGATGAATTGTGCGCCGATCCGGATTTTGAACTGGTGCGGAATTTCGACCGCCATTTCGGGATTTCGGTCTGGCGCTATCTCGCCGTTCGCGGCCCGAAGAGGTCGTGGTGGTCACAAATTTTCGGTTAA
- a CDS encoding ABC transporter ATP-binding protein has translation MFKPSAQTATWPLVHRLFREAIRPYLGRIMLALAFMAIAAACQGLTAWLMEPVVDDVFTHGDQTKLWWVAGAVLATFFTKGSAEFAQAALMNHVGLRTIADLQCRLFAHLMTLDVPFFNVTSPGSLVSRFMVDISMMRQAIASAITGIGKDTLSVIALVGVMFYQDWILALASFIVFPIAIYPISRLGKRMRKVTVNTQEQLGTLNMVLEQSFHGNRMVKSFAMEDYETAKVRTLTERIYHLTQKAAITRALSSPVMETLGGVAVAVVIIYGGYRVISHETTAGAFFSFITALMMAYRPLKALANLNTTLQEGLAGAQRLFVLLDRRAAIVEKPDAVTLENCRGDVAFDHVAFHYVPETPALENVSIAIPQGKTVALVGPSGAGKTTILNLIPRFFDVTGGAVRIDGHDVRDLSFASLRAAIAFVSQDIVLFDDTVRANIAFGRPGASEREIEDAARHAGAFDFIQALPEGFETPVGQRGMNLSGGQRQRIAIARAILKDAPILLLDEATSALDTESERHVQGALEHLMKNRTTVVIAHRLSTIVNADIIYVINDGTIVEQGSHRELLAKGRYYAGVYHQQFSRQGESDAMAAPITPPIAPTS, from the coding sequence GTGTTTAAACCTTCCGCCCAAACCGCGACCTGGCCCTTGGTCCATCGCCTGTTTCGCGAGGCGATCCGACCCTACCTGGGACGGATCATGCTGGCGCTGGCGTTCATGGCCATCGCCGCGGCCTGTCAAGGCCTTACCGCATGGCTTATGGAACCGGTGGTCGATGACGTCTTCACCCACGGCGATCAAACCAAACTGTGGTGGGTCGCCGGCGCGGTGCTGGCGACGTTCTTCACCAAGGGCAGCGCCGAATTCGCCCAGGCCGCGCTGATGAACCACGTCGGCCTGCGCACCATCGCCGATCTGCAATGCCGCCTGTTCGCCCACTTGATGACCCTGGACGTGCCGTTTTTCAACGTCACCTCGCCGGGCAGCCTGGTGTCGCGCTTCATGGTCGATATCAGCATGATGCGCCAGGCCATCGCCAGCGCCATCACCGGCATCGGCAAGGATACCCTCAGCGTGATCGCCCTAGTCGGCGTGATGTTTTACCAAGATTGGATTCTGGCGCTGGCGTCGTTCATTGTTTTCCCGATTGCGATTTATCCGATTTCGCGCCTCGGCAAGCGGATGCGCAAGGTGACGGTCAACACCCAGGAACAACTGGGCACCTTGAACATGGTGCTGGAACAAAGTTTCCACGGCAACCGGATGGTCAAGTCCTTCGCCATGGAGGATTACGAAACCGCCAAGGTGCGCACCTTGACCGAGCGGATTTATCACCTCACCCAGAAGGCGGCGATCACCCGGGCGCTGTCCAGCCCGGTGATGGAGACCCTGGGCGGCGTCGCCGTCGCCGTGGTGATTATCTACGGCGGGTACCGGGTGATTTCCCATGAAACCACGGCGGGCGCGTTCTTTTCCTTCATCACCGCGTTGATGATGGCCTACCGCCCCCTGAAGGCGCTGGCCAACTTGAACACCACCTTGCAGGAAGGCTTGGCCGGGGCGCAGCGCCTGTTCGTGCTGCTCGACCGCCGGGCGGCGATCGTCGAAAAGCCGGACGCCGTGACTTTGGAGAACTGCCGCGGCGACGTGGCGTTCGATCATGTCGCCTTCCATTATGTACCCGAAACGCCGGCGTTGGAAAACGTGTCGATCGCCATCCCCCAGGGTAAAACGGTCGCCCTGGTCGGCCCGTCCGGGGCGGGCAAGACGACGATCTTGAACCTTATTCCCCGTTTCTTCGACGTGACGGGCGGCGCGGTGCGCATCGACGGCCACGACGTGCGCGACCTTAGCTTCGCCTCACTGCGCGCGGCGATCGCCTTCGTTAGCCAAGATATCGTCCTGTTCGACGACACGGTGCGCGCCAACATCGCTTTCGGACGCCCCGGGGCGTCCGAACGGGAGATCGAGGACGCCGCCCGTCACGCCGGAGCCTTCGATTTCATCCAGGCGTTGCCCGAAGGCTTCGAGACCCCCGTCGGGCAACGCGGCATGAACCTGTCGGGTGGACAACGCCAGCGCATCGCCATCGCCCGCGCCATCTTGAAAGACGCCCCGATTTTACTGCTCGACGAGGCGACCAGTGCGCTCGACACCGAATCCGAACGCCACGTCCAGGGCGCCCTGGAACACTTGATGAAAAATCGCACCACGGTGGTGATCGCCCACCGCCTATCGACCATCGTCAACGCCGACATCATTTACGTCATCAATGACGGAACCATCGTCGAGCAGGGATCGCATCGGGAATTACTCGCCAAAGGGCGCTATTACGCCGGGGTCTATCACCAGCAGTTTTCCCGCCAAGGTGAAAGCGATGCGATGGCGGCGCCGATTACGCCGCCGATTGCACCAACGTCTTGA
- a CDS encoding glycosyltransferase family 4 protein produces the protein MAVDKPTPSILFLATEDTAFLRHRLPMAEGARRAGFAVAVASGDTGHGGEIAKHGFAALPWKIARKSLNPLREATAIGDLVRIFRRVTPTVVYAGGVKAIVYGAIARLFHRRATLIAAFTGLGYVFIGSDPKARILRFFIVAALRLLLRGGQARILVQNEDDREFLNDRLKIGTSARTVIIAGSGIDLDAYPVPPEETETQKERPVVALYVGRMLWDKGVGELIAAARILAVRAPAVRVRLIGAPDPANPQSVAAGDLERWRDEGLIDWLGPRADIARQWADADIAVLPSYREGLPKSLLEAGACARPSVTTDVAGCHDVVRDGVNGFLAPVRDVAALADAIERLAADPAARRRMGREARAIVEARFAAPIIAAQFGDYIKTLVQSAA, from the coding sequence ATGGCGGTGGATAAACCCACGCCGTCAATTCTTTTCCTCGCCACCGAGGATACCGCCTTTTTGCGCCATCGCCTGCCGATGGCCGAGGGCGCGCGCCGGGCGGGCTTCGCCGTCGCGGTGGCCAGCGGGGACACCGGACACGGCGGCGAGATCGCCAAACACGGCTTCGCGGCCTTGCCCTGGAAGATCGCACGCAAAAGCCTAAATCCACTGCGCGAAGCGACGGCGATCGGTGATCTGGTGCGGATATTTCGCCGCGTCACGCCGACGGTGGTCTACGCCGGTGGCGTTAAGGCGATCGTTTATGGGGCGATCGCCCGCTTGTTCCATCGCCGCGCGACGTTGATTGCGGCGTTCACCGGGTTGGGGTACGTCTTTATCGGTTCCGACCCGAAGGCGCGTATTTTGCGTTTTTTCATCGTCGCCGCCCTGCGCCTTCTGCTGCGCGGCGGGCAGGCGCGCATTTTGGTGCAAAACGAAGATGATCGAGAATTTTTAAACGATCGGTTAAAAATAGGCACGTCGGCGCGCACGGTGATTATCGCCGGCTCGGGTATCGACCTTGACGCCTATCCCGTTCCGCCCGAGGAAACCGAAACGCAGAAGGAACGCCCCGTGGTCGCCCTTTATGTCGGACGGATGTTATGGGACAAGGGTGTCGGCGAATTGATCGCGGCGGCGCGCATTCTCGCCGTGCGCGCGCCCGCGGTGCGGGTCCGCCTGATCGGCGCGCCCGACCCCGCCAACCCGCAAAGCGTTGCCGCGGGCGATCTTGAACGCTGGCGCGATGAAGGCCTGATCGATTGGTTGGGACCGCGCGCCGATATCGCCCGGCAGTGGGCGGACGCCGATATCGCGGTGTTGCCGTCGTATCGCGAAGGGTTGCCCAAGAGCCTGCTCGAAGCCGGCGCGTGCGCCCGCCCGTCCGTTACCACCGATGTCGCGGGGTGCCACGACGTCGTTCGTGACGGCGTCAACGGATTTTTGGCGCCGGTGCGCGACGTTGCGGCGCTGGCCGACGCCATTGAACGGTTGGCCGCGGACCCGGCGGCGCGCCGACGCATGGGGCGCGAGGCCCGCGCCATCGTCGAGGCGCGTTTCGCCGCGCCGATCATCGCCGCCCAGTTTGGCGACTACATCAAGACGTTGGTGCAATCGGCGGCGTAA
- a CDS encoding O-antigen ligase family protein, whose amino-acid sequence MQPLRVRAFFTPPLFAATLIGLSLPLLISGVATFQGAIALALIAVLAVGEGRKAVLVAAKDALATPMGFSVMAVLIAWIPSVALSYEPSFSVVTWGRMIVFAGGVVILWAFLNRDAARYRRALMIFLAAFTVMLVLAALGMRGFDVPIALLKGRAPGSFVVSNSLKGYASVAACVIPVTIWAGWRLGGLWRAVAVLDVLLNLDVIVTSESRSSFVGLLAMAALVVAYVVWRKRRGPLLFFVGLIVIAGLGLLALGLRWEYLVLPSYSPAARAANVMLHSYWAPPWLIDVHRQHIWQFVFTKFLAAPWFGQGLDVVNRLPGASDLIPGIGYAYVPSHPHSWLLEISAETGIVGLFAVLSVLVRHGVWIFKEAIVKRRTRALTIGAVSAVFWSTGLFNFSFWSSWWQLSYFLLLALVAAAPQSGDPDHGGG is encoded by the coding sequence GTGCAACCTCTTCGCGTTCGCGCCTTTTTTACCCCCCCCCTGTTCGCCGCGACCCTGATCGGTTTATCTCTGCCCCTGTTGATTTCCGGGGTGGCGACGTTTCAAGGCGCGATCGCGCTGGCCTTGATCGCCGTGCTGGCCGTCGGCGAGGGGCGCAAGGCGGTGCTGGTCGCGGCCAAGGACGCCCTCGCGACCCCCATGGGATTTTCCGTGATGGCGGTCTTGATCGCCTGGATTCCCAGCGTGGCGCTGTCGTACGAGCCGTCGTTTTCCGTCGTTACCTGGGGACGGATGATCGTGTTCGCCGGCGGCGTCGTCATTTTATGGGCATTTTTAAACCGGGATGCGGCGCGCTATCGGCGCGCCCTAATGATTTTTTTAGCGGCGTTCACGGTGATGCTGGTGCTGGCGGCGCTCGGCATGCGCGGCTTCGATGTTCCGATCGCACTGCTTAAGGGACGTGCGCCGGGCAGTTTCGTCGTCAGCAATTCGCTCAAGGGCTACGCCTCGGTGGCGGCCTGCGTCATCCCGGTGACGATCTGGGCGGGCTGGCGGTTGGGCGGGCTGTGGCGCGCGGTTGCGGTGCTTGACGTCCTGCTTAACCTGGATGTCATCGTCACCAGCGAAAGCCGGTCCAGCTTCGTCGGGCTATTGGCGATGGCGGCGTTGGTCGTCGCTTATGTGGTGTGGCGGAAACGACGGGGGCCGTTGCTCTTTTTCGTCGGCCTTATCGTCATCGCGGGGCTCGGCCTTTTGGCGTTGGGGTTGCGTTGGGAATATTTGGTGTTGCCGTCCTATTCTCCCGCTGCGCGCGCCGCCAATGTAATGCTACATAGCTATTGGGCGCCGCCGTGGCTGATCGACGTGCACAGGCAGCACATCTGGCAGTTTGTGTTTACCAAATTCCTCGCCGCGCCGTGGTTCGGCCAGGGGCTCGATGTCGTCAACCGCCTGCCCGGGGCGAGCGATCTTATCCCCGGCATCGGTTATGCCTATGTGCCGTCTCACCCCCATAGTTGGTTGTTGGAAATTTCCGCCGAAACCGGCATCGTTGGGCTTTTTGCCGTCCTGTCGGTTTTGGTTCGTCACGGCGTGTGGATATTTAAAGAGGCGATCGTTAAACGGCGGACCCGGGCCTTGACCATCGGGGCGGTATCGGCGGTTTTTTGGTCAACCGGTTTGTTTAACTTTTCGTTCTGGTCGTCGTGGTGGCAGCTGTCCTATTTCTTGTTGCTGGCGCTTGTCGCCGCCGCCCCGCAAAGCGGAGATCCGGATCATGGCGGTGGATAA
- a CDS encoding NAD-dependent epimerase: MTILITGSAGFIGSELSRRLLDAGHSVVGIDNLNDYYDVRLKEARLARIKDHPNFTEARIDLDDRTAVEDVFAKHRPQKVVNLAAQAGVRYSLENPHSYVDSNIVGFLNILEGCRAVQCRHLVFASSSSVYGTNAEMPFAVTDRVDHPISMYAATKRANELMAHTYSHLFAIPTSGLRFFTVYGPWGRPDMALFLFTKAILEGRPIDVFNHGDMKRSFTYIDDIVEGVLRVLDHIPTPAAAAAPEMPHESKSAPFRVYNIGSDKPESLMRYIEVLEDNLGLKAKKNMLGMQPGDVPATWADVDDLKTSVGYQPTTSVEDGVARFVAWYKDFYKI, translated from the coding sequence ATGACCATTTTAATTACAGGCAGCGCGGGCTTTATCGGCAGCGAATTGAGCCGACGTCTGCTCGACGCCGGCCACAGCGTCGTCGGCATCGACAATCTTAACGATTATTACGACGTGCGCCTGAAAGAGGCCCGTCTGGCGCGAATCAAGGATCACCCCAACTTCACCGAGGCGCGCATTGACCTGGACGACCGCACCGCCGTCGAGGACGTGTTCGCCAAGCACCGACCGCAAAAGGTGGTTAACCTGGCGGCCCAAGCGGGCGTGCGCTACAGCTTGGAAAATCCCCATTCCTATGTTGACAGCAACATCGTCGGATTTTTGAATATCCTGGAAGGGTGCCGCGCGGTGCAGTGTCGCCATCTGGTGTTCGCCTCGTCCAGTTCGGTGTACGGCACCAACGCCGAAATGCCGTTCGCGGTGACCGACCGGGTCGATCATCCGATCAGTATGTACGCCGCGACCAAGCGGGCCAACGAACTGATGGCGCATACCTACAGCCACCTGTTCGCGATTCCGACGTCGGGGTTGCGCTTCTTCACCGTGTACGGTCCATGGGGCCGCCCGGACATGGCCTTGTTCCTGTTCACCAAGGCGATCTTGGAGGGGCGGCCGATCGACGTCTTCAATCACGGCGACATGAAGCGCTCGTTCACCTATATCGACGATATCGTCGAGGGTGTGCTTCGGGTGCTCGATCATATTCCGACGCCCGCCGCCGCCGCCGCCCCGGAAATGCCCCACGAGAGCAAATCCGCGCCGTTTCGCGTCTACAATATCGGCAGCGACAAACCGGAAAGCCTGATGCGCTATATCGAGGTGCTGGAAGATAATCTGGGACTCAAGGCGAAAAAGAACATGCTCGGCATGCAGCCGGGCGACGTGCCCGCGACCTGGGCCGATGTCGATGATTTGAAGACCTCGGTCGGTTATCAGCCGACGACCAGTGTCGAGGACGGCGTCGCCCGCTTCGTCGCCTGGTACAAGGATTTTTATAAAATTTGA
- the rfbF gene encoding glucose-1-phosphate cytidylyltransferase, with translation MAPPSDGDGKQGVDGGELDMKVVILAGGLGTRIAEESDLKPKPMIEIGSMPILWHIMKIYAAHGLTEFIVCLGYKGYIIKEFFANYVLHRSDVTLDLAKNEIVYHSSEAEPWKVTLVETGLHSMTGGRIKRVRPYLHPDESFCMTYGDGLCDVDIGKLIAFHNEKNREATLTVVRPSGRFGSTRIEGDDVTRFTEKPAGEGDFINGGFFVLRPEVLDRIEGDDTVWEKAPMESLAQDRQLAAFRHDGFWQPMDTLREKRLLENLWASGDAPWKVW, from the coding sequence ATGGCCCCACCGTCGGACGGCGATGGAAAACAGGGGGTCGATGGTGGAGAATTGGATATGAAAGTCGTCATTTTGGCCGGCGGTTTGGGCACGCGTATCGCCGAAGAATCCGACCTTAAGCCAAAACCGATGATCGAAATTGGGTCGATGCCGATCCTCTGGCACATCATGAAGATTTACGCCGCCCATGGTCTCACCGAGTTCATCGTCTGCCTCGGCTACAAGGGCTACATTATCAAGGAATTTTTCGCCAACTACGTCCTGCACCGTTCCGACGTTACCTTGGACCTGGCGAAAAACGAGATCGTCTACCATTCCTCCGAGGCCGAGCCGTGGAAGGTCACACTGGTCGAAACCGGCCTGCATTCGATGACCGGCGGGCGCATCAAGCGCGTCCGGCCCTATCTTCATCCCGATGAAAGCTTCTGCATGACCTATGGCGACGGCTTGTGCGATGTCGATATCGGCAAGCTGATCGCCTTTCACAACGAAAAGAACCGCGAGGCCACATTGACCGTCGTGCGCCCGTCGGGGCGCTTCGGCAGCACCCGGATCGAGGGCGACGACGTCACCCGGTTCACCGAAAAACCCGCCGGCGAGGGCGACTTTATCAATGGTGGGTTCTTCGTGCTTAGGCCCGAGGTTCTCGATCGCATCGAAGGCGACGATACGGTGTGGGAGAAAGCGCCGATGGAAAGTCTGGCCCAAGACCGCCAACTCGCCGCCTTCCGCCACGACGGTTTCTGGCAGCCGATGGACACGTTGCGTGAAAAACGCCTGCTGGAAAATCTCTGGGCCTCCGGCGACGCGCCATGGAAGGTCTGGTAA
- a CDS encoding tetratricopeptide repeat protein, protein MATPKPASPPSRDAPPDPPSRLGFWSRLFGLGPSVGRIDIRVSPFIDAAGQDQSAAILEILGAQKEFRVRTLASLPAIAAEGSREDALRACAQSAQGELTKLGADVIVWGDVPPPGTTLHVFFAAPPIIDDDPPGAIEPLTLLKMPVVMTPPLDAIFTLCTLAATNVPTDAKVHLIKTLLPPLLEACAAGFKTLPLDLSGREKASIEMVYANALAIFAQRLGVGELYALSLKPYRNALKGLSGDDVLGWARTQRNLGAVLQTMAERAEGDIETLEEAAKCYRSALERLSREAAPLTWASANNRLGEVLYKLDLISGETAGIKESLTLYQNALQVFNRARTPRLWAEVMTNFGQAAQVLGREMGNHELVERAIDACRHALEVRSREASPALWAAGQNNLGSALFLLGNMSGNVGHFEEALGAFVAARDIYVALAAPKMIEVTERNIAYAESRLPGTNAKTVRTGTDDREGDGEEWWRIGEEEERSDKASPPGAPGSGTPDA, encoded by the coding sequence ATGGCGACACCCAAACCCGCATCGCCTCCTTCTCGGGACGCTCCGCCCGATCCGCCTTCCCGTCTTGGCTTTTGGTCCCGGTTGTTCGGCCTTGGTCCATCCGTCGGACGGATCGATATTCGGGTGTCGCCGTTCATTGACGCCGCCGGGCAAGATCAATCGGCGGCGATTCTGGAAATTTTGGGGGCGCAAAAAGAATTTCGCGTGCGCACGTTGGCGTCGCTGCCGGCGATCGCCGCCGAGGGCAGCCGCGAGGACGCTCTGCGGGCCTGCGCGCAAAGCGCGCAAGGCGAGTTAACGAAATTGGGCGCCGATGTGATCGTGTGGGGCGATGTGCCGCCGCCGGGGACGACGTTGCATGTCTTTTTCGCCGCACCGCCGATTATCGACGACGACCCTCCCGGCGCGATCGAGCCGTTGACGTTGCTGAAGATGCCGGTTGTGATGACGCCGCCGCTGGACGCCATTTTCACTCTGTGCACCCTGGCGGCCACCAACGTGCCGACCGACGCCAAGGTACATCTGATCAAGACGTTGCTCCCTCCGTTGCTGGAGGCCTGCGCGGCGGGCTTCAAAACCTTGCCACTCGATCTTAGCGGGCGTGAGAAGGCTTCGATCGAAATGGTTTACGCCAACGCCTTGGCGATTTTTGCTCAGCGCCTGGGTGTCGGCGAACTGTATGCGTTGTCGCTCAAGCCTTACCGCAACGCGCTTAAGGGGCTTTCCGGCGACGACGTCTTGGGCTGGGCGCGTACCCAGAGAAATCTGGGCGCGGTGCTGCAAACCATGGCCGAGCGGGCCGAGGGAGATATCGAGACCCTGGAGGAGGCCGCCAAATGCTACCGCTCCGCGCTTGAGCGCCTCAGCCGCGAGGCCGCGCCGCTGACCTGGGCGTCGGCGAATAATCGGCTGGGCGAGGTGCTGTACAAGCTCGACCTGATTAGCGGTGAAACCGCGGGAATTAAGGAGTCCCTGACTCTTTATCAAAACGCCCTGCAGGTCTTCAACCGGGCCAGGACGCCCCGTCTGTGGGCCGAGGTGATGACCAATTTCGGACAGGCGGCGCAGGTTTTGGGGCGTGAAATGGGCAATCACGAACTCGTCGAACGGGCCATCGACGCCTGTCGCCACGCCCTCGAAGTGCGTTCCAGAGAGGCCAGTCCGGCGTTGTGGGCGGCGGGTCAGAACAATTTGGGGTCGGCTTTGTTTTTGCTTGGCAACATGTCGGGGAACGTCGGCCACTTCGAGGAGGCCCTAGGAGCGTTCGTCGCCGCGCGCGATATCTATGTGGCCCTGGCCGCGCCTAAGATGATCGAAGTCACCGAGCGCAACATCGCCTACGCCGAAAGCCGATTGCCGGGGACGAACGCCAAGACGGTGCGCACGGGGACGGATGACCGGGAGGGGGACGGCGAGGAATGGTGGCGCATCGGTGAGGAGGAAGAGCGTTCCGATAAGGCGTCGCCGCCCGGCGCGCCGGGGTCCGGGACTCCCGACGCTTAA